In Quercus lobata isolate SW786 chromosome 12, ValleyOak3.0 Primary Assembly, whole genome shotgun sequence, a genomic segment contains:
- the LOC115970046 gene encoding nudix hydrolase 14, chloroplastic-like isoform X2, translating to MASHILQVSSSMSLHQQLRTLSKTLSLPSHPHRLRSLSSNCKMSTETESSSPLTHSITLPTQLAEPVQIVAAPGISDFQFRTAINSSLFKQWLKNLQTETGILANNAMSLKRVLLQVPGIVFARGPAVAILILLESEGETYAVLTEQVRVPVGRLSLELPAGMLDDDKGDFVGTAAREVEEETGIHLNLEDMIDLTAFLEPSTGCRVFPSPGGCDEEISLFLYRGHVDREIITQLQGKETGLRDHGELIKVRVVSYKNLWRMTADSKVLMAIALYEMAMREGLLLQSKT from the exons ATGGCGTCGCACATTCTTCAGGTATCCAGTTCCATGTCTCTACATCAACAGTTACGCACTCTCTCCAAAACACTATCCCTTCCCTCTCATCCTCACCGACTCAGATCCCTCTCTTCCAATTGCAAAATGTCGACCGAGACCGAGTCATCATCCCCTCTGACTCACTCCATCACCCTCCCGACTCAACTCGCTGAACCCGTCCAGATTGTCGCCGCACCTGGCATCTCCGACTTCCAATTCAG GACTGCTATTAATTCCTCATTGTTCAAGCAGTGGTTAAAGAACTTGCAAACTGAAACTGGAATTTTAGCTAACAATGCCATGTCTCTTAAACGTGTACTTCTCCAG GTTCCAGGTATCGTATTTGCACGAGGACCAGCTGTAGCCATATTGATCCTCTTGGAGTCAGAGGGTGAAACTTATGCTGTTCTTACTGAACAG GTTAGGGTCCCTGTTGGGAGGCTTAGTTTGGAATTGCCTGCTGGAATGTTGGATGATGACAAGGGTGATTTTGTTGGCACTGCAGCGCGggag GTTGAGGAGGAGACTGGAATACACTTAAATTTAGAAGACATGATTGATCTTACAGCTTTCCTTGAACCATCCACAGGATGCAGAGTCTTTCCATCTCCG GGTGGGTGTGATGAAGAAATTAGCCTCTTTTTGTACCGGGGGCACGTGGATAGAGAGATCATCACGCAGCTGCAAGGAAAAGAAACGGGTCTTCGTGACCACGGTGAACTCATTAAGGTCCGTGTGGTTTCATATAAAAATCTGTGGCGCATGACAGCTGATTCAAAGGTTCTGATGGCCATTGCTCTCTACGAAATGGCCATGAGAGAAGGGCTACTGCTTCAATCAAAAACCTAA
- the LOC115970892 gene encoding geraniol 8-hydroxylase-like, whose product MEVLSCILYLCLSLTIIQALHTIAKRSKSIPKKLPPGPKPFPIIGNLLELGDKPHKSLAKLAMTNGPLMSLKLGQITTVVISSATMAKEVLQTHDQLLSNRSIPDAIRAHKQHELGLPWIPVSSRWRNIRKIFNSQLFAHKTLDANQNLRRKKVQELLADVHKSCLTNDAVDIGRAAFKTTLNLLSNTICSVDLADPNSDMAREFKELVWNIMEEVGKPNLADYFPVLRKVDPQGIRRRMTIYFGNMIELFDSLINKRLLTRKEPDSIRNIDMLNTLLDISEESTGEFDKTQIERLFLDLFIAGNDTTSATLEWTMAELIHNPEVLSKAKEELNQIIGKGNQVEESDIARLPYLQAIVKETFRLHPPVPLLLPRKAEADVEIQGFTVPKGAQVLVNAWAIGRDSSIWENPISFKPERFMGSEIDVKGRNFELIPFGGGRRICPGLPLAIRMLHLMLGSLIHTFDWKLEDGFKPEDMSMEDKFGLTLQMAQPLRAIPIMV is encoded by the exons ATGGAAGTTTTAAGCTGTATACTCTATCTTTGCCTCAGCTTGACCATTATTCAAGCCCTCCATACCATTGCAAAAAGAAGCAAATCTATTCCCAAAAAGCTTCCTCCAGGACCAAAGCCTTTTCCAATCATTGGAAACCTCTTGGAACTTGGTGACAAACCTCACAAGTCTCTGGCCAAGCTTGCCATGACAAATGGACCCTTGATGAGCCTAAAATTAGGCCAGATAACCACAGTAGTCATTTCTTCAGCTACCATGGCCAAAGAAGTCCTCCAAACACATGACCAACTCCTTTCCAACCGTTCCATACCAGATGCAATCCGAGCCCACAAACAGCATGAGTTAGGGTTGCCTTGGATACCTGTTTCCTCACGTTGGAGAAacattagaaaaatatttaactCCCAATTATTCGCCCATAAGACACTCGATGCCAACCAAAACCTCCGGCGCAAGAAAGTACAAGAGCTGCTTGCTGACGTCCATAAAAGCTGCCTAACCAATGATGCAGTCGATATTGGTAGAGCAGCTTTCAAAACTACGCTTAATTTATTGTCCAACACTATTTGCTCTGTGGATTTGGCAGACCCGAATTCTGATATGGCAAGAGAGTTCAAGGAACTTGTATGGAATATCATGGAAGAGGTTGGAAAACCAAACTTGGCAGACTATTTTCCGGTGCTTAGGAAGGTTGATCCCCAAGGCATACGTCGCCGGATGACAATTTACTTTGGGAATATGATAGAACTCTTTGATAGCTTGATCAACAAACGGTTGCTGACAAGAAAAGAACCCGATTCAATCAGAAACATTGATATGTTAAATACCCTTCTTGACATTAGTGAAGAAAGCACAGGGGAGTTTGACAAAACTCAAATCGAACGTTTGTTCCTG GACCTGTTTATTGCAGGTAATGATACAACGTCCGCTACATTAGAATGGACAATGGCAGAGCTGATTCACAACCCAGAGGTTCTATCAAAAGCCAAAGAAGAGCTCAATCAAATCATTGGCAAAGGAAACCAAGTAGAGGAATCTGATATTGCTCGTTTACCATACTTGCAAGCAATAGTCAAAGAAACCTTCCGGCTACACCCTCCAGTTCCACTGTTACTTCCCCGTAAAGCTGAGGCAGATGTAGAAATTCAGGGCTTTACAGTCCCAAAGGGTGCACAAGTGCTTGTAAATGCATGGGCTATAGGCAGGGACTCCAGCATATGGGAAAACCCAATCTCATTTAAGCCAGAGAGGTTCATGGGGTCAGAAATTGATGTCAAGGGACGGAATTTTGAGCTTATTCCGTTTGGTGGTGGGAGGAGAATATGTCCTGGATTGCCTTTGGCGATACGAATGTTACACTTGATGCTGGGTTCGCTTATTCATACCTTTGATTGGAAACTTGAAGATGGCTTTAAGCCTGAGGATATGTCCATGGAAGATAAGTTTGGTTTAACCTTACAGATGGCTCAACCCCTGCGAGCTATTCCTATCATGGTTTAA
- the LOC115970046 gene encoding nudix hydrolase 14, chloroplastic-like isoform X1, with protein sequence MASHILQVSSSMSLHQQLRTLSKTLSLPSHPHRLRSLSSNCKMSTETESSSPLTHSITLPTQLAEPVQIVAAPGISDFQFRTAINSSLFKQWLKNLQTETGILANNAMSLKRVLLQGVDMFGERVGFLKFKADIVDKETGKKVPGIVFARGPAVAILILLESEGETYAVLTEQVRVPVGRLSLELPAGMLDDDKGDFVGTAAREVEEETGIHLNLEDMIDLTAFLEPSTGCRVFPSPGGCDEEISLFLYRGHVDREIITQLQGKETGLRDHGELIKVRVVSYKNLWRMTADSKVLMAIALYEMAMREGLLLQSKT encoded by the exons ATGGCGTCGCACATTCTTCAGGTATCCAGTTCCATGTCTCTACATCAACAGTTACGCACTCTCTCCAAAACACTATCCCTTCCCTCTCATCCTCACCGACTCAGATCCCTCTCTTCCAATTGCAAAATGTCGACCGAGACCGAGTCATCATCCCCTCTGACTCACTCCATCACCCTCCCGACTCAACTCGCTGAACCCGTCCAGATTGTCGCCGCACCTGGCATCTCCGACTTCCAATTCAG GACTGCTATTAATTCCTCATTGTTCAAGCAGTGGTTAAAGAACTTGCAAACTGAAACTGGAATTTTAGCTAACAATGCCATGTCTCTTAAACGTGTACTTCTCCAG GGAGTAGATATGTTTGGAGAGCGTGTCGGGTTTCTCAAATTCAAAGCTGACATTGTTGATAAGGAAACAggaaaaaaa GTTCCAGGTATCGTATTTGCACGAGGACCAGCTGTAGCCATATTGATCCTCTTGGAGTCAGAGGGTGAAACTTATGCTGTTCTTACTGAACAG GTTAGGGTCCCTGTTGGGAGGCTTAGTTTGGAATTGCCTGCTGGAATGTTGGATGATGACAAGGGTGATTTTGTTGGCACTGCAGCGCGggag GTTGAGGAGGAGACTGGAATACACTTAAATTTAGAAGACATGATTGATCTTACAGCTTTCCTTGAACCATCCACAGGATGCAGAGTCTTTCCATCTCCG GGTGGGTGTGATGAAGAAATTAGCCTCTTTTTGTACCGGGGGCACGTGGATAGAGAGATCATCACGCAGCTGCAAGGAAAAGAAACGGGTCTTCGTGACCACGGTGAACTCATTAAGGTCCGTGTGGTTTCATATAAAAATCTGTGGCGCATGACAGCTGATTCAAAGGTTCTGATGGCCATTGCTCTCTACGAAATGGCCATGAGAGAAGGGCTACTGCTTCAATCAAAAACCTAA